One stretch of Longimicrobium sp. DNA includes these proteins:
- a CDS encoding DUF2442 domain-containing protein — MFLHVEKVTYLGEYRLLLEFDDGSVKEVDLSGELYGEVFEPLRDHSFFAQVTVNPETRTIEWPNGADLAPEYLYEIGTAVQQVA, encoded by the coding sequence GTGTTTCTTCACGTTGAAAAGGTCACGTACCTCGGCGAATACCGCCTGCTGCTGGAGTTCGACGACGGCTCGGTGAAAGAGGTCGATCTCTCCGGCGAGCTTTACGGTGAGGTGTTCGAGCCGCTGCGAGATCACTCGTTCTTCGCGCAGGTGACCGTGAACCCCGAGACGCGGACGATCGAGTGGCCCAACGGCGCCGACCTGGCACCCGAGTACCTGTACGAAATCGGAACCGCCGTTCAGCAGGTCGCGTGA
- a CDS encoding DUF4160 domain-containing protein → MPTISRFYGIVVYMNFGDHNPPHFHIRYQDQEALIEIQSGMVEGTMARRALQLVFEWADLHQQELLENWERARNRRPLVPIPPLP, encoded by the coding sequence ATGCCGACGATCAGCCGTTTTTACGGGATCGTGGTATACATGAATTTCGGCGACCACAATCCCCCTCACTTCCACATACGATATCAGGACCAGGAGGCCCTCATCGAGATCCAAAGCGGCATGGTGGAAGGAACGATGGCACGAAGAGCGCTGCAATTGGTATTTGAATGGGCGGACCTGCACCAGCAGGAACTTCTCGAGAACTGGGAGCGAGCACGGAACAGGCGGCCGCTCGTCCCCATTCCCCCGCTTCCGTGA